In Fusobacterium canifelinum, a genomic segment contains:
- a CDS encoding copper homeostasis protein CutC, translated as MIKEACIESFEKALEAQNNGANRIELCENLAVGGTTPSYGTVKICLEKLNIPIFPMIRARGGNFIYSKDEIEIMKEDIKVFKELGVKGVVLGCLTSDNKIDLELTKELVDLAYPMEVTFHKAIDEILNPLDYIDSLVNIGIKRILTSGGKATALEGKELINKIIEKSNGRLKIVVAGKVTKENLNELSNLIFANEFHGKLIV; from the coding sequence ATGATAAAAGAAGCTTGTATAGAATCTTTTGAAAAAGCATTAGAGGCTCAAAATAATGGTGCAAATAGAATAGAGCTTTGTGAAAATTTAGCAGTTGGAGGAACAACTCCATCTTATGGAACAGTGAAAATTTGTTTAGAAAAATTAAATATTCCTATTTTTCCTATGATAAGGGCTAGAGGTGGAAATTTTATTTACTCAAAGGATGAAATAGAAATTATGAAAGAAGATATCAAGGTATTTAAAGAATTAGGAGTTAAAGGAGTTGTTTTAGGTTGTTTGACTTCTGATAATAAGATAGATTTGGAACTTACAAAAGAATTAGTTGACTTAGCTTATCCTATGGAAGTGACTTTTCACAAAGCAATAGATGAAATTTTAAATCCTCTTGATTATATTGATAGTTTAGTAAATATAGGTATCAAAAGAATTTTAACTTCTGGTGGAAAAGCAACGGCTCTTGAAGGTAAAGAGTTAATAAATAAGATAATAGAAAAATCTAATGGAAGATTAAAAATTGTTGTTGCAGGAAAAGTAACAAAAGAAAATTTAAATGAGTTATCTAACTTAATTTTTGCTAATGAGTTTCATGGAAAATTAATAGTATAA
- a CDS encoding 23S rRNA (pseudouridine(1915)-N(3))-methyltransferase RlmH codes for MNINIICIGKIKDKYINDGIAEFSKRMTSFVTLNIIELKEYNKEDSINISIEKESLEILKQISKSNSYNILLDLDGKEITSENMSKYIEDLKNKGISSINFIIGGSNGVNKELKNSVDMKLKFSHFTFPHQLMRLILLEQVYRWFAISNNIKYHK; via the coding sequence TTGAATATAAATATTATTTGTATTGGAAAAATAAAAGATAAATATATTAATGATGGTATTGCTGAATTTTCTAAAAGAATGACAAGTTTTGTCACTCTTAATATCATTGAATTAAAAGAATATAACAAAGAGGATAGTATAAATATCTCTATTGAAAAAGAAAGTTTGGAAATATTGAAACAAATTTCAAAGTCAAATTCATATAATATTCTTTTAGATTTAGATGGAAAAGAAATAACTTCTGAAAATATGTCTAAATATATTGAAGATTTAAAGAATAAGGGGATAAGCAGTATAAACTTTATCATAGGTGGCTCTAATGGTGTTAATAAAGAATTAAAAAATTCAGTTGATATGAAATTAAAATTTTCACATTTTACCTTTCCTCATCAACTTATGAGGCTTATACTTTTGGAACAAGTATATAGATGGTTTGCAATATCTAATAATATAAAATATCATAAGTAA
- a CDS encoding AbgT family transporter, with translation MEKEKKKGIQRFLDFVERGGNKLPHPLTLFWLFCLIIAIISAIAAASGTSVTYEGFDRKAGVIQETTLTIKSLLNAEGIRYIFSSMVKNFTGFAPLGTVLVALIGIGVAEGSGLMGATMKKVVTSTPKRLLTSIVVLAGVMSNIASDAGYVILIPLGAVIFLSFGRHPIAGLAAAFAGVSGGFSANLLLSTTDPLLSGITTEAAKLLNPDYFVNPASNYYFMCASTILITIIGTFITEKIIEPRLGEYKGEVLVDHNELTAQEKKALRWAGVSVIIFCIVMGILTIPENAILRVDGTLKQWTHDGLVPALMMFFLIPGIVYGKVAGTIKNDKDVAKMMGSSLATMGGYLALAFAASQFVAFFSYTNLGTYVAVKGADFLQSIGLTGLPLIVIFVFVAAFINLFMGSASAKWAIMAPIFVPMLMRLGYTPEFTQLAYRIGDSSTNIITPLMTYFAMIVAFMQKYDKEAGMGTLISVMLPYSMCFLIGWSIFLMIWFVTGLPIGVEGVIHLTGM, from the coding sequence ATGGAAAAAGAAAAGAAAAAAGGAATTCAAAGGTTTTTGGATTTTGTTGAAAGAGGAGGGAATAAGTTACCACATCCATTAACATTATTCTGGTTGTTCTGTCTTATAATAGCTATTATATCTGCTATTGCTGCTGCCTCAGGAACTTCTGTTACTTATGAAGGATTTGACAGAAAAGCTGGTGTAATTCAAGAAACAACATTAACTATTAAATCACTTTTAAATGCAGAAGGAATAAGATATATTTTCTCTTCTATGGTTAAAAACTTTACTGGATTTGCACCATTAGGAACAGTTTTAGTAGCTCTTATTGGTATAGGAGTTGCAGAAGGAAGTGGACTTATGGGAGCAACTATGAAGAAAGTTGTTACTTCAACACCAAAAAGACTTTTAACTTCAATAGTTGTATTAGCAGGAGTTATGTCTAATATAGCATCTGATGCTGGATATGTTATATTAATTCCATTAGGAGCAGTTATATTCTTATCATTTGGAAGACACCCAATAGCAGGACTTGCTGCTGCATTTGCAGGAGTATCAGGAGGATTTTCAGCAAACCTTTTACTTTCTACAACAGACCCATTATTATCTGGAATTACAACAGAAGCTGCAAAATTATTAAATCCTGATTATTTTGTAAATCCAGCTTCTAACTATTATTTTATGTGTGCTTCAACAATATTGATTACTATAATAGGAACTTTTATAACTGAAAAAATTATTGAACCTAGACTAGGTGAATATAAAGGTGAAGTTTTAGTTGATCATAATGAATTAACAGCACAAGAAAAGAAAGCTCTAAGATGGGCAGGAGTTTCAGTTATAATTTTCTGTATTGTAATGGGAATTTTAACAATTCCAGAAAATGCTATTTTGAGAGTAGATGGAACTTTAAAACAATGGACTCATGATGGACTTGTTCCTGCTTTAATGATGTTCTTCCTTATACCAGGTATAGTATATGGAAAAGTTGCTGGAACTATAAAAAATGATAAAGATGTAGCTAAAATGATGGGGTCTTCTCTTGCAACTATGGGAGGGTATTTAGCACTAGCATTTGCAGCTTCTCAATTTGTTGCTTTCTTCTCTTATACAAATTTAGGAACTTATGTAGCAGTAAAAGGAGCTGACTTCTTACAAAGTATAGGATTAACTGGATTACCTCTAATAGTAATATTTGTTTTTGTTGCTGCATTTATAAATTTATTTATGGGTTCTGCATCAGCAAAATGGGCTATAATGGCTCCAATATTTGTACCTATGTTAATGAGATTGGGATATACTCCTGAATTCACTCAATTAGCATATAGAATTGGAGATTCTTCTACAAATATCATAACTCCATTGATGACTTACTTTGCAATGATAGTTGCCTTTATGCAAAAGTATGATAAAGAAGCTGGTATGGGAACTTTAATTTCTGTAATGCTTCCTTACTCAATGTGTTTCTTAATTGGATGGAGTATATTCTTAATGATTTGGTTTGTAACTGGATTACCAATAGGAGTAGAAGGAGTTATTCATTTAACAGGAATGTAA
- a CDS encoding CidA/LrgA family protein, whose product MINEFMLILVINYIGVLISSVLHFPLPGTITALLLLFLLLKFKVLKLEKIENAANFLLLNMTLFFMPPTVKIIDSYHLLEKDLFKIIIIIVISTFITMGITGKVVQMMIDYREKKGLK is encoded by the coding sequence ATGATTAATGAGTTTATGTTAATTCTTGTAATTAACTATATAGGTGTTCTTATTTCTAGTGTTTTACATTTTCCTTTACCAGGAACAATAACAGCATTATTATTACTATTTTTATTATTAAAATTTAAAGTTTTAAAATTGGAAAAAATTGAAAATGCAGCAAATTTTCTTTTACTTAATATGACATTATTTTTTATGCCACCTACTGTAAAGATAATTGATTCATATCATTTGTTAGAAAAAGATTTGTTTAAAATTATAATAATTATAGTTATTTCTACATTTATAACTATGGGAATTACAGGAAAAGTTGTTCAAATGATGATAGATTATAGAGAGAAGAAGGGGTTAAAATAA
- a CDS encoding tetratricopeptide repeat protein, with the protein MLKKLSILIVAGILVGCTNIDNLGGKKDSGPIREIGGEPQIPGETKIVENTSVDDGKVISKEANNENIKEYLSIVKGNLKGSVKKVEDSVKNDYTVGLGETLIFPLDNERAIKLTASPKNTNAKISLSNGKVNFRSVYQGQYILSTYVDGSLNRKISVAVIAKYDFSEREIYDVIMQNFESKSKDLENAVTLYKMMFPAGRYAKEVNYLFLKYAYDIKNSSLMNEALAGVKTDFSSYSDSEKATILRVAKLTNKDIFVPSETYNTSNPELKSALQEYIGNKGSLDRNDKVFIEKTKKGAPETANEVARDKVRSVIDGVVPTNIGSSSGTGSKSAGSKTESKGESYYDKAMKNLNSNPRVAIENFKKSLSTEKIQDKKPEIYYNIASSYAKLGNKVEVTKYLRLLKQEFPNSEWVKKAKHLRD; encoded by the coding sequence ATGTTAAAAAAATTATCTATACTGATAGTTGCAGGGATTTTAGTTGGTTGTACAAACATTGATAACCTAGGTGGAAAAAAAGACAGTGGACCAATTAGAGAAATTGGAGGAGAACCTCAAATTCCAGGTGAAACTAAAATAGTAGAAAATACTTCAGTTGATGATGGAAAAGTTATAAGCAAGGAAGCTAATAATGAAAATATAAAAGAATATCTTTCAATAGTAAAAGGGAACTTAAAAGGTTCTGTAAAAAAAGTAGAAGATAGTGTAAAAAATGATTACACTGTTGGCTTAGGAGAAACTTTAATATTTCCTCTTGATAATGAAAGAGCTATAAAACTTACAGCTTCTCCAAAAAATACAAATGCTAAAATTAGCCTTTCTAATGGAAAAGTTAACTTTAGAAGCGTGTATCAAGGACAATATATTCTATCAACTTATGTAGATGGTAGTTTAAATAGAAAAATAAGTGTTGCAGTTATAGCCAAATATGATTTTTCTGAAAGAGAAATTTATGATGTAATAATGCAAAATTTTGAAAGTAAAAGCAAAGACTTAGAAAATGCTGTTACTTTATATAAGATGATGTTCCCAGCAGGAAGATATGCAAAGGAAGTAAATTATTTATTCTTGAAATATGCTTATGATATTAAAAATAGTTCATTAATGAATGAAGCATTGGCAGGAGTAAAAACTGATTTTTCTTCATACTCAGATAGTGAAAAAGCTACTATACTTAGAGTGGCAAAATTAACTAATAAAGATATTTTTGTTCCATCTGAAACATATAATACAAGTAATCCAGAATTGAAAAGTGCTTTACAAGAATATATTGGAAATAAAGGAAGTTTAGATAGAAATGACAAAGTATTTATAGAAAAAACTAAAAAAGGAGCACCTGAAACTGCAAATGAAGTTGCAAGAGATAAAGTAAGATCAGTTATAGATGGAGTTGTACCTACAAATATAGGAAGTTCATCAGGAACAGGTTCAAAGTCTGCAGGGTCAAAGACTGAAAGTAAAGGAGAAAGCTACTATGATAAGGCTATGAAAAACTTAAACTCAAATCCAAGAGTAGCAATAGAAAACTTTAAAAAATCTCTTTCTACTGAAAAAATACAAGACAAAAAGCCAGAAATCTATTATAATATAGCAAGCTCTTATGCTAAACTTGGAAATAAAGTAGAAGTTACAAAGTATTTAAGATTATTAAAACAAGAGTTTCCTAATAGTGAATGGGTAAAGAAAGCAAAGCACTTACGAGATTAG
- the lysS gene encoding lysine--tRNA ligase, with translation MEKYFDRLEKEPLIAERWKKIEELESYGIKPFGKKYDKQIMIGDILKHNPEENLKFKTAGRIMSLRGKGKVYFAHIEDQSGKIQIYIKKDELGEEQFDHIVKMLNVGDIIGLEGELFITHTEELTLRVKSIALLTKNVRSLPEKYHGLTDVEIRYRKRYVDLIMNPEVRDTFIKRTKIIKGVKKYLDDIGFLEVETPLMHPILGGAAAKPFVTHHNALNLDLFLRIAPELYLKKLIVGGFERVYELGRNFRNEGISTRHNPEFTMVELYQSHADFNDMMDLCEGIISTVCQEVNGTTDIEYDGVKLSLKNFARVHMVDMIKDVTGVDFWKEMSFEEAKKIAKEHHVEVAEHMNSVGHIINEFFEQKCEERVVQPTFVYGHPVEISPLAKRNEANPNFTDRFELFINKREYANAFTELNDPADQRGRFEAQVEEAMRGNEEATPEIDESFVEALEYGLPPTGGMGIGIDRLVMLLTGAPSIRDVILFPQMKPRD, from the coding sequence ATGGAGAAATATTTTGACAGATTAGAGAAAGAACCTCTAATTGCTGAAAGATGGAAAAAAATTGAAGAATTGGAAAGCTATGGTATAAAACCATTTGGTAAAAAGTATGACAAACAAATAATGATAGGAGACATTTTAAAACATAATCCAGAGGAAAATTTAAAATTTAAAACAGCTGGAAGAATAATGTCTTTAAGAGGAAAAGGAAAGGTATATTTTGCTCATATAGAAGACCAATCTGGTAAAATCCAAATTTATATAAAGAAAGATGAATTAGGAGAAGAACAATTTGACCATATTGTTAAAATGTTAAATGTTGGGGATATAATCGGACTTGAAGGAGAATTATTTATAACTCACACTGAAGAATTAACTTTAAGAGTTAAAAGCATTGCTCTTTTAACTAAAAATGTGAGGTCTCTTCCTGAAAAATATCATGGACTTACTGATGTTGAAATCAGATACAGAAAAAGATATGTTGACTTAATAATGAATCCAGAAGTAAGAGATACTTTTATTAAAAGAACAAAAATTATAAAAGGTGTTAAAAAATATTTAGACGATATAGGATTTTTAGAAGTTGAAACTCCTTTAATGCACCCAATCTTAGGAGGGGCTGCTGCAAAACCTTTTGTAACTCACCATAATGCTTTAAATCTTGATTTATTTTTAAGAATAGCTCCTGAATTATATTTAAAAAAATTGATAGTTGGTGGTTTTGAAAGAGTTTATGAATTAGGAAGAAACTTTAGAAATGAAGGAATATCTACAAGACACAATCCAGAATTTACTATGGTTGAATTATACCAATCTCATGCAGATTTTAATGATATGATGGATCTGTGTGAAGGAATAATATCAACTGTATGTCAAGAAGTTAATGGAACAACTGATATTGAATATGATGGAGTTAAATTATCACTTAAAAACTTTGCTAGAGTACACATGGTTGATATGATAAAAGATGTTACAGGAGTTGATTTTTGGAAAGAAATGAGTTTTGAAGAAGCTAAAAAAATAGCTAAGGAACATCATGTTGAGGTGGCGGAACATATGAACAGTGTTGGGCACATTATAAATGAATTTTTTGAACAAAAGTGTGAAGAAAGAGTTGTTCAACCTACATTTGTATATGGACATCCTGTTGAAATATCTCCACTTGCAAAAAGAAATGAAGCTAATCCAAATTTTACAGATAGATTTGAGCTATTTATCAATAAAAGAGAATACGCAAATGCTTTTACTGAATTAAATGATCCAGCAGATCAAAGAGGAAGATTTGAAGCACAAGTTGAAGAAGCAATGCGTGGAAATGAAGAAGCAACACCAGAAATAGATGAAAGTTTTGTTGAAGCTCTTGAATATGGTTTACCACCTACTGGTGGAATGGGAATAGGAATAGATAGACTTGTAATGTTACTTACAGGTGCACCTTCTATAAGAGATGTAATTCTTTTCCCACAAATGAAACCAAGAGATTAA
- a CDS encoding LrgB family protein → MKEAVVGNLFFGLIISYFAFEIGRWIFKKTQSPICNPFLIGTSIVIFILKFFDISTDDYYKGAGMILFLLGPATVALAVPLYKKWDLFKKFFVPVMTGAVVGSFVGIVSVIILGKLFGMEDQLIFSLMPKSITTPFGIEISSMLGGIPAITVVSIMLTGITGNVTAPLISKIFRVKHSVAVGIGIGVSSHAVGTSKAMEIGEVEGSMSALSIVFAGLLTLVWAPILKFLV, encoded by the coding sequence ATGAAAGAAGCGGTAGTAGGAAATTTATTTTTTGGTTTAATTATAAGTTATTTTGCATTTGAAATAGGGAGATGGATTTTTAAAAAGACACAAAGTCCTATATGTAATCCATTTTTAATAGGTACAAGTATAGTGATTTTTATATTGAAATTTTTTGATATATCAACTGATGATTACTATAAAGGTGCAGGAATGATATTATTTTTATTAGGACCTGCAACAGTAGCTTTAGCTGTACCTTTATATAAAAAATGGGATTTATTTAAAAAGTTTTTTGTTCCAGTTATGACAGGTGCAGTTGTAGGTTCATTTGTAGGAATAGTTTCAGTAATTATTTTAGGAAAATTATTTGGTATGGAAGATCAACTTATTTTTTCTCTTATGCCCAAATCTATAACAACTCCTTTTGGAATAGAAATTAGCTCAATGCTTGGAGGAATTCCTGCCATTACAGTTGTAAGTATCATGTTAACAGGAATAACTGGAAATGTAACAGCTCCATTAATAAGTAAAATTTTTAGAGTGAAACATTCAGTTGCAGTAGGAATTGGAATTGGAGTTTCAAGCCATGCTGTTGGAACATCTAAAGCAATGGAAATTGGTGAAGTAGAAGGTTCGATGAGCGCATTATCTATAGTATTTGCTGGATTACTTACTCTTGTTTGGGCACCAATTTTAAAATTTTTAGTATAG